A genomic region of Serratia fonticola contains the following coding sequences:
- a CDS encoding metal ABC transporter substrate-binding protein, whose protein sequence is MKSLSLTLVAAALLASPLVQAKTVEAVASFSILGDIVKQVGGDHVQVSTLVGPNGDPHSFEPSPQDSKQLSQAEIVFVSGLGLEGWIDRLVGASGYRGPVISASRGITSRSMEEDGKTITDPHAWNSMKNGVQYATNVMNALIAADPEDASYFRQRGTDYIQQLQQLDSWAKAQFAVVPMQKRKVLTSHDAFGYFGQEYGVTFLAPVGFSTEAEASASGVASLIKQIKQEKVNAYFIENQTDPRLVKQIAAATGAKAGGELYPEALSKPQGPAATYIQAFKHNVKTIVGSMK, encoded by the coding sequence ATGAAATCTTTATCCTTAACACTGGTGGCAGCTGCTCTGCTCGCCAGCCCCTTGGTGCAGGCAAAAACCGTTGAGGCGGTAGCCAGTTTTTCTATTCTTGGCGATATCGTTAAACAGGTGGGGGGCGATCATGTGCAGGTTAGCACGTTGGTCGGGCCGAATGGCGATCCGCACAGCTTTGAACCTTCGCCGCAGGATAGCAAGCAATTATCGCAAGCCGAGATCGTTTTTGTCAGCGGGTTGGGGCTTGAGGGATGGATTGACCGTCTGGTGGGGGCCTCTGGTTATCGGGGACCCGTAATCAGCGCATCTAGAGGCATCACATCACGCAGCATGGAGGAAGATGGGAAGACGATCACCGATCCGCACGCTTGGAACAGTATGAAAAATGGCGTGCAGTACGCGACTAACGTGATGAATGCGCTGATTGCCGCCGATCCAGAAGACGCCAGCTATTTCCGCCAGCGTGGTACCGACTATATCCAGCAACTCCAGCAACTCGACAGTTGGGCGAAGGCTCAGTTTGCGGTGGTGCCAATGCAAAAACGTAAAGTTCTGACCAGCCATGACGCTTTTGGCTATTTTGGGCAAGAATACGGCGTCACCTTCCTGGCCCCAGTCGGTTTTTCTACCGAAGCTGAAGCCAGTGCCAGTGGCGTCGCCAGTTTGATTAAGCAGATAAAACAGGAAAAGGTGAATGCTTACTTTATTGAGAACCAAACCGATCCGCGCCTGGTGAAGCAGATTGCGGCGGCGACAGGGGCAAAAGCCGGTGGGGAACTGTATCCGGAGGCGTTATCCAAACCGCAAGGCCCCGCAGCCACGTATATTCAGGCGTTTAAGCACAATGTTAAAACGATTGTTGGCAGTATGAAGTAA
- a CDS encoding metal ABC transporter permease → MMLFHLLIDPFASFGFMRRALIACLALSLSAAPLGVFLLLRRMSLVGDALSHAVLPGAAIGYLISGMSLVAMGVGGFIAGLAVAMLSGLVSRKTPLKEDASFAGFYLGSLALGVTLVSLRGSSVDLLHVLFGSILAVDGQAMVMVGMIASLSLLVLALLYRALVIESFDSTFLRVSAPGWLAWVHGLFLALVVINLVAGFQILGTLMSVGLMMLPAASARFWARDLPQTLAAAMGIGLLASLIGLEWSYYASLPAGPAIVLSASVIFFISILFGTRGGIYRFARR, encoded by the coding sequence ATGATGCTGTTCCATTTGCTGATCGATCCTTTTGCTTCCTTTGGTTTTATGCGCAGAGCATTGATCGCCTGCCTGGCGTTATCGCTCAGTGCTGCACCGTTAGGCGTCTTCTTGTTATTACGCAGGATGAGTCTGGTTGGCGATGCGCTTTCACACGCGGTATTGCCCGGTGCGGCGATCGGCTACTTGATATCCGGTATGTCACTGGTGGCGATGGGCGTGGGGGGATTTATTGCCGGGTTAGCCGTTGCGATGCTGTCGGGGCTGGTGAGTCGTAAGACGCCGTTGAAAGAGGACGCCAGCTTTGCCGGTTTTTATCTTGGCTCGCTGGCGTTGGGGGTGACGTTAGTCTCTCTGCGGGGATCCAGTGTCGATCTGTTACATGTGTTATTTGGCTCGATTCTGGCTGTGGATGGGCAGGCGATGGTGATGGTCGGTATGATTGCCAGCCTTTCTTTACTGGTGCTAGCGTTGCTATACCGTGCTCTGGTCATTGAATCTTTTGATAGCACTTTCTTACGTGTCAGCGCCCCCGGCTGGCTGGCGTGGGTTCACGGATTATTTCTTGCCTTGGTGGTGATCAATCTGGTAGCCGGTTTTCAAATCCTCGGCACCTTGATGTCAGTCGGGCTGATGATGCTCCCGGCCGCCAGCGCCCGCTTTTGGGCGCGCGATCTGCCGCAGACGTTGGCAGCCGCAATGGGCATTGGGCTACTGGCCAGCCTGATTGGTTTGGAATGGTCGTACTATGCCTCGCTGCCAGCGGGTCCGGCGATAGTGCTTAGTGCCAGCGTGATATTTTTTATTTCGATTCTGTTCGGGACTCGCGGGGGGATCTACCGTTTCGCGCGTCGTTGA
- a CDS encoding metal ABC transporter ATP-binding protein produces MMTLRKVVVGYDNTPLFPPLCGQFATGSLTAVMGINGAGKSTLLKSLAGLHPLIGGNLDFVGGKPPAMAYLPQQAELDRQFPILVNDVVAMGCWPQSGLFGGINQRAMRQIASALDNVGMSAMARVPVGELSGGQLQRVLFARLLVQQAPLILLDEPFTGIDAGTTQLLLQVIEQLHQQGKTVIAVLHDISTVANHFPDVLLLTTECCRWDHADRVLAHFPLPMAAMAGAR; encoded by the coding sequence ATGATGACATTACGAAAAGTCGTTGTCGGATATGACAATACGCCGTTGTTTCCCCCGCTATGTGGTCAATTTGCTACAGGTTCATTGACGGCAGTAATGGGGATTAATGGTGCGGGTAAATCTACGTTGCTGAAGTCATTGGCTGGGCTGCATCCCTTGATCGGTGGCAATCTTGATTTTGTCGGGGGAAAGCCGCCTGCGATGGCTTATCTGCCGCAACAGGCCGAGCTGGATCGGCAATTTCCTATTCTGGTCAACGACGTGGTTGCAATGGGATGCTGGCCGCAAAGTGGTTTGTTTGGCGGCATAAATCAGCGCGCTATGCGGCAAATAGCCAGCGCGTTGGACAATGTCGGTATGAGTGCGATGGCCCGAGTCCCGGTCGGTGAGCTCTCAGGAGGGCAGCTACAACGGGTGTTATTTGCGCGTTTGCTGGTACAGCAGGCACCATTGATTTTGCTGGATGAACCTTTCACCGGTATTGATGCCGGTACCACTCAGTTGCTGTTGCAGGTGATCGAACAACTGCATCAGCAAGGCAAAACGGTGATCGCCGTATTGCACGACATATCGACAGTCGCTAACCATTTCCCTGACGTGCTGCTGCTTACCACGGAATGTTGCCGTTGGGATCATGCCGATCGGGTTTTGGCACATTTTCCCTTGCCGATGGCGGCTATGGCGGGGGCTCGATGA
- the tomB gene encoding Hha toxicity modulator TomB has translation MDEYSPKRHDIAQLKFLCENLYDEGIATLGDSHHGWVNDPTSAVNLQLNELIEHIASFVMSFKIKYMDESDLSELVEEYLDDTYTLFSSYGINDSDLRRWQKTKARTFRMFSGEGICTTMKT, from the coding sequence ATGGATGAGTATTCGCCTAAAAGGCACGATATTGCTCAACTCAAATTCTTGTGTGAAAATTTGTACGACGAAGGCATCGCCACTTTGGGTGACAGCCACCACGGTTGGGTAAACGATCCTACGTCCGCCGTCAATCTTCAACTTAATGAGTTGATTGAACATATTGCTTCGTTTGTAATGAGTTTTAAAATTAAATACATGGACGAAAGTGATTTGTCGGAGTTAGTCGAAGAGTATCTCGACGATACCTATACACTGTTCAGCAGTTATGGCATTAATGACTCCGATTTGCGCCGCTGGCAAAAAACCAAGGCGCGAACATTCAGAATGTTCTCAGGAGAGGGCATCTGTACCACGATGAAAACTTAG
- a CDS encoding HHA domain-containing protein — MTKIDYLMRLRKCTTIDTLERVIEKNKYELSDDELELFYSAADHRLAELTMNKLYDKIPVAVWKFVR; from the coding sequence ATGACAAAAATTGACTATCTGATGCGTTTGCGTAAATGCACCACGATTGACACCCTCGAACGTGTGATCGAGAAAAATAAGTACGAACTCTCTGACGATGAGCTAGAGTTGTTCTACTCTGCTGCAGATCACCGCCTTGCCGAACTGACCATGAACAAGTTGTACGATAAAATCCCGGTTGCCGTTTGGAAATTCGTAAGATAA
- a CDS encoding LysR family transcriptional regulator, giving the protein MSEPWRRLPALSLKQIQYFVTLAQLRHFTDTANRLAISQPALSSALRQIESMLGGKLVNRAASSVTLTELGTAILPHAERLLNVAHSAFDDMQRIMLAGGDGTLRIGLVPSVSSLLFPAVPRLLAEHFPRLRIEFHDQTNDSLLVQLENGQIDFGIGALDSSVPESLEIYPLQEDPFVVVMRCDDPLAESRHLPWRQLSRRDIAVFSKGNISRLVLALAESHRLNLTARYQVDFLETLYGLVRSQLAVAILPLLYTTHLHDEELTIVHLQQPMLSRTVALMRSVKQNSPPLIEKCFQLLLQDFQKRSKLP; this is encoded by the coding sequence ATGTCTGAGCCATGGCGTCGCTTGCCTGCACTTTCTTTAAAGCAAATTCAGTATTTTGTTACCCTGGCGCAATTGCGGCATTTCACCGATACCGCCAATCGCCTGGCAATCAGTCAACCCGCGTTAAGTAGCGCACTGCGTCAAATTGAATCGATGCTTGGTGGGAAACTGGTTAACCGTGCGGCCTCTTCAGTCACGTTGACTGAGCTGGGGACGGCAATCTTACCTCACGCGGAGCGGCTGCTCAACGTGGCCCATAGCGCCTTTGATGATATGCAGCGCATTATGCTGGCCGGGGGGGATGGTACGCTGCGCATTGGTTTGGTGCCTTCGGTGAGCAGCCTGTTATTCCCGGCCGTACCACGCTTGCTGGCCGAGCATTTTCCCCGTTTACGCATTGAATTCCATGACCAAACCAATGACTCTCTGTTAGTACAATTGGAAAATGGGCAGATAGATTTCGGTATTGGGGCTTTGGACAGTTCGGTACCAGAGAGCTTGGAAATTTACCCCTTGCAGGAAGATCCATTTGTGGTGGTGATGCGTTGCGATGATCCTTTGGCAGAATCACGACACTTACCCTGGCGCCAATTAAGTCGCAGGGATATTGCGGTATTTTCGAAAGGAAATATTAGCAGATTAGTGCTAGCGCTAGCAGAAAGCCATCGCTTGAATTTGACGGCACGCTATCAGGTCGATTTTCTTGAAACCTTGTATGGACTGGTACGTTCACAATTAGCCGTTGCTATTTTGCCGTTACTTTATACCACACACTTGCATGATGAAGAATTAACCATTGTTCATTTACAACAGCCAATGCTAAGCCGCACTGTAGCCTTAATGCGCAGTGTAAAGCAAAATTCCCCGCCATTAATTGAAAAGTGTTTTCAATTACTTCTGCAGGATTTTCAGAAAAGAAGCAAGCTACCTTGA
- a CDS encoding adenine deaminase — MTLYSVSSNVRQQAIQAALGNTPFDLLLTNANLVDMVTGEIRSVDVGIVGPLIASVHPCGALTAAHQRHDLAGAYLSPGLIDTHVHVESSHLPPERYAEIVVAQGTTTIFWDPHELANVLGVAGVRYAVDASRNLPLRVICAAPSSVPSTPGLEMSGADFAGAEMDTMLSWPEVAGVAEVMDMHGVLNGSARMQEILNAGLSSGKLIEGHARGLSGAQLQAYLAAGVTSDHELTSAADALEKLRAGLTLEIRGSHPYLLPEIVAALKTLPHFSSQITVCTDDVPPDMLLEKGGIIALLNVLIELGLPATDVLRMATLNAAIRLQRNDLGLIAAGRIADLVVFDSLEHLDAQCVYVAGQCLAQQGKMLAPVEATPGVCVPRDTLRLPPLAGDDFILRVPTIRHGKATLRHIKGARFTQWGETTVDVRDGKVHIPEGFSLIWVQHRHGRHQAKPQLALLEGWGELRGAIATSYSHDSHNLVVLGREPRDMALAANALIATGGGMALSQNGEILAQVAMPIAGMLSDLPAEELAKQFKTLRDLSAKVADWEPPYRVFKAIEGTCLACNAGPHLTDLGLTDGTTRQIIDPLVACWETPA, encoded by the coding sequence ATGACCCTTTATTCTGTCAGTAGCAACGTGCGCCAGCAGGCCATTCAGGCAGCACTAGGCAACACGCCGTTCGATCTTTTGCTGACCAACGCGAATCTGGTTGATATGGTTACAGGGGAAATCCGCTCGGTTGATGTTGGCATCGTAGGCCCATTGATTGCCAGCGTTCATCCTTGCGGCGCCCTAACTGCCGCACATCAGAGACACGATTTGGCAGGAGCCTATCTCAGCCCAGGTCTGATCGATACCCATGTTCACGTCGAGAGTTCCCATCTGCCACCAGAGCGCTATGCCGAAATTGTGGTGGCCCAAGGCACGACGACCATTTTCTGGGATCCCCATGAGTTAGCCAACGTTCTCGGCGTGGCGGGTGTGCGTTACGCGGTTGATGCCAGCCGCAATCTGCCTTTGCGCGTGATTTGTGCCGCTCCGTCCAGCGTCCCCTCGACGCCAGGGTTGGAAATGTCTGGTGCCGATTTCGCCGGTGCCGAAATGGATACCATGCTGTCCTGGCCCGAGGTGGCCGGTGTTGCAGAAGTGATGGATATGCATGGTGTACTGAATGGTAGCGCACGAATGCAGGAGATCCTCAATGCCGGTCTCAGCAGCGGAAAATTGATTGAAGGCCATGCGCGTGGCCTGAGCGGCGCCCAACTGCAAGCCTATCTGGCCGCTGGCGTAACTTCCGATCATGAACTGACCTCTGCAGCAGATGCTTTGGAGAAATTGCGGGCCGGACTGACGTTGGAAATACGCGGGTCCCATCCTTATCTGTTACCCGAAATTGTTGCCGCGCTAAAAACGTTGCCGCATTTCTCCTCACAGATCACCGTCTGCACCGATGATGTGCCACCGGATATGCTGCTGGAAAAAGGCGGCATCATCGCCCTGCTCAACGTGTTGATTGAACTGGGCCTACCCGCTACTGACGTACTACGTATGGCAACACTTAATGCCGCTATCCGCCTGCAGCGTAACGATCTGGGTCTGATTGCTGCCGGACGCATAGCCGATCTGGTGGTGTTTGACTCGCTGGAACACCTTGATGCGCAGTGCGTTTATGTCGCAGGCCAATGCCTGGCCCAGCAAGGTAAAATGCTGGCGCCGGTCGAAGCCACTCCTGGCGTCTGCGTGCCGCGCGATACGCTACGCCTGCCGCCGCTCGCTGGCGATGATTTCATTTTACGTGTGCCCACCATTCGCCATGGTAAAGCCACGTTACGCCATATTAAAGGCGCGCGCTTCACCCAGTGGGGTGAAACCACGGTGGACGTGCGCGACGGCAAGGTTCACATCCCTGAAGGGTTCAGCCTGATCTGGGTACAACACCGCCATGGTCGTCATCAGGCAAAACCGCAGCTTGCCTTACTGGAAGGTTGGGGAGAATTGCGTGGTGCGATTGCCACCAGCTATTCCCACGACTCGCATAATCTGGTGGTTTTAGGGCGGGAACCCCGCGACATGGCCCTGGCTGCCAACGCCCTGATCGCCACCGGTGGCGGCATGGCTCTCAGCCAGAATGGAGAAATCCTGGCTCAGGTGGCAATGCCGATCGCGGGCATGCTTTCGGATCTGCCAGCAGAAGAACTGGCGAAGCAATTTAAAACCCTGCGCGATCTGAGCGCCAAAGTGGCTGACTGGGAGCCACCATATCGGGTTTTCAAAGCCATCGAAGGCACCTGCCTGGCATGCAATGCCGGGCCGCACCTGACCGACCTCGGCCTGACCGATGGGACAACACGCCAGATTATCGATCCGCTGGTAGCCTGCTGGGAAACCCCAGCATAA
- a CDS encoding NCS2 family permease: protein MADDSVNIATSGNWLQRRFRLQARNTTVKTECLAGVTGFLAAAYLLVVIPGLLAVGGMDKGAATTGTILVFVLGTMLMAFYGNLPFIVGPGIGGSVLVGVTLAGSEGIGWQIGLGIACWSGILFFALTKLGLREVVTRSVPQSIKLGLTASIGLFVAVLGFRNAGLVLANAKSNALMLGDFTAPGALIALCGLFLAIALQARRIPGAILWAILFATLIGIPFGVTHLPASLMAMPHSLAPVLGHVDMIGALNIAFLPFLFVFFASEFFSTMGTTLAVGGEAGLLDEHGNMEHINRPFMVDSIAAALGPWVGIPAATALIESSAAAEAGGKTGLTALAAAVMFLLMLLFTPIALMIPKEATAPALILIGLNMFSGLRKVDLGNFTDGLPVLMMVMITLIANSFGTGIAGGLLFYIIIKVIAGKWREVPIGLYLLAIPLAYYFATLVRH from the coding sequence ATGGCTGATGATTCAGTAAACATTGCAACATCGGGAAATTGGCTGCAGCGGCGTTTTCGGCTGCAGGCGCGCAATACCACGGTGAAAACCGAATGCCTGGCTGGCGTTACCGGTTTCCTGGCCGCCGCCTATTTATTGGTAGTGATCCCTGGCCTGCTGGCCGTAGGCGGTATGGACAAAGGTGCCGCCACCACAGGAACCATCCTGGTGTTTGTGCTAGGCACCATGCTGATGGCCTTTTATGGCAATCTGCCCTTTATTGTCGGCCCGGGTATCGGCGGTTCGGTGCTGGTGGGTGTCACGCTGGCAGGCAGTGAAGGCATCGGTTGGCAAATTGGTCTGGGTATTGCCTGTTGGTCAGGTATTTTGTTTTTTGCCCTGACCAAACTCGGATTGCGCGAGGTGGTTACGCGTTCGGTACCGCAATCCATCAAATTGGGGTTAACGGCATCCATCGGGCTGTTTGTCGCTGTTCTGGGCTTCCGTAATGCCGGGTTAGTGCTGGCTAATGCCAAATCCAATGCGCTGATGCTAGGTGACTTCACCGCTCCTGGTGCATTGATTGCGCTATGCGGCCTGTTCCTGGCAATTGCGTTGCAGGCACGCCGTATTCCTGGGGCTATCCTGTGGGCCATTTTGTTCGCGACCTTGATCGGGATCCCGTTTGGCGTCACCCATCTGCCCGCCAGTCTGATGGCCATGCCGCACTCATTAGCCCCTGTGCTTGGGCATGTCGATATGATCGGTGCGCTGAATATCGCTTTTCTGCCTTTTCTGTTCGTGTTTTTCGCCTCCGAGTTTTTCTCCACCATGGGGACTACCTTGGCAGTGGGTGGCGAAGCAGGCTTACTGGATGAGCACGGTAATATGGAGCACATCAATCGGCCCTTTATGGTGGATTCCATCGCCGCCGCTCTTGGTCCTTGGGTGGGCATTCCCGCCGCTACGGCGTTGATCGAGTCTTCGGCCGCAGCCGAAGCCGGTGGCAAAACCGGCCTGACCGCATTGGCGGCAGCCGTTATGTTCCTGCTGATGCTGCTGTTCACCCCAATCGCGCTGATGATCCCGAAAGAAGCTACCGCGCCAGCATTGATCCTGATCGGCCTGAATATGTTCAGCGGATTGCGCAAGGTCGATCTGGGTAACTTTACCGATGGACTGCCCGTGCTGATGATGGTGATGATCACTTTAATTGCTAACAGTTTCGGCACCGGTATTGCTGGGGGCCTACTGTTTTATATCATTATTAAGGTGATTGCCGGAAAATGGCGCGAAGTGCCGATCGGGTTATATCTGTTGGCAATTCCGTTGGCGTATTACTTTGCAACCTTGGTGAGACACTAA
- a CDS encoding MGMT family protein — MAPEDASFSQRVFHIVAAIPYGKVTTYGEVARLAGSPRAARQVGGVLRRLPEGSTLPWHRVINRHGQISQQGEDFQRQRQALLEEGIIFGPHSTVDFQLYGWRW; from the coding sequence ATGGCACCAGAAGACGCCTCCTTCAGCCAACGCGTATTCCACATAGTGGCCGCCATCCCTTACGGCAAAGTCACCACCTATGGCGAGGTGGCACGGTTGGCAGGCTCCCCCCGCGCGGCACGTCAGGTTGGCGGTGTATTACGTCGGCTGCCGGAAGGCAGCACGCTACCCTGGCATCGGGTCATCAACCGGCATGGGCAGATTTCGCAACAAGGCGAAGACTTTCAACGCCAGCGGCAGGCGTTGCTTGAAGAGGGGATTATTTTCGGCCCACACAGTACGGTGGATTTTCAACTATACGGTTGGCGCTGGTAG
- a CDS encoding YbaY family lipoprotein translates to MKLWQIVGGAAALTITLAGCAHKSADVPTQAAGNPAASQTQIQGPVVKGSVNIRQRMALPPDAVLTVTLSDASLADAPSRVISQRTIRTEGQQAPFNFVLPYNPADIQPNARIILSAAITLNGQLMFITDTIQEVINRNGTQADLLLVPVQNVPVQVTPPVVP, encoded by the coding sequence ATGAAACTCTGGCAAATCGTAGGGGGAGCAGCCGCGTTGACTATCACACTGGCAGGTTGTGCCCACAAGAGTGCAGATGTGCCGACGCAGGCCGCGGGTAACCCTGCTGCATCACAAACGCAGATTCAGGGCCCGGTGGTGAAGGGGTCAGTTAACATTCGTCAGCGCATGGCGCTGCCACCGGATGCCGTACTGACTGTGACGTTATCTGATGCTTCGCTTGCCGATGCGCCTTCAAGAGTCATCTCGCAGCGAACCATCCGTACCGAAGGTCAACAGGCTCCATTCAACTTTGTGCTGCCATACAACCCTGCGGACATTCAGCCTAATGCGCGTATCATCCTGAGCGCGGCTATTACGCTGAACGGCCAGTTGATGTTCATTACCGATACCATCCAGGAAGTCATCAACCGTAACGGCACTCAGGCCGACCTGTTGCTGGTACCGGTACAGAATGTTCCGGTTCAGGTAACGCCGCCTGTAGTACCCTAA
- the tesB gene encoding acyl-CoA thioesterase II — MSQALQNLLDLLDLEKIEEGLFRGQSEDLGLRQVFGGQVVGQALYAAKQTVPADRNVHSFHSYFLRPGDSSKPIVYDVETLRDGNSFSARRVSAIQNGKPIFYMTASFQTPEQGFEHQNTMPDEPQPEGLMSESEIAQKLAHVLPEKVREKFLGQKPIEMRPVKFHNPLQGSVEEPHRHVWLRANGTMPDDLRIHQYLLGYASDFNFLPTALQPHGVGFLEPGMQVATIDHSMWFHRPFRLDDWLLYAVESPSASGARGFVRGQFYTRDGVLVATTVQEGVIRRRDA, encoded by the coding sequence ATGAGCCAAGCACTGCAAAACCTCCTCGACCTGCTGGATTTAGAGAAAATTGAAGAAGGTTTATTTCGCGGTCAAAGCGAAGATCTGGGACTACGACAGGTATTTGGCGGCCAGGTTGTTGGCCAGGCGCTGTATGCCGCCAAACAGACCGTTCCAGCCGATCGCAACGTTCACTCATTCCACAGCTATTTCTTGCGCCCAGGCGATAGCAGCAAACCGATCGTTTATGACGTAGAAACCCTGCGTGACGGTAATAGCTTCAGCGCGCGTCGCGTTAGTGCTATCCAGAACGGCAAACCGATTTTCTACATGACGGCCTCTTTCCAAACCCCTGAACAAGGGTTTGAGCACCAGAACACCATGCCGGATGAGCCGCAGCCAGAAGGGTTGATGTCGGAGTCAGAAATCGCGCAAAAACTGGCACACGTACTGCCAGAAAAAGTGCGCGAGAAGTTTCTTGGCCAAAAACCGATCGAAATGCGCCCGGTGAAATTCCATAATCCTTTGCAAGGCAGTGTGGAAGAACCTCATCGCCACGTCTGGTTACGCGCCAACGGCACCATGCCGGACGATTTGCGGATCCACCAGTATCTGCTCGGCTATGCCTCTGATTTTAATTTCCTGCCAACCGCCCTACAGCCTCATGGTGTCGGTTTTCTTGAGCCAGGTATGCAGGTCGCCACCATTGATCATTCGATGTGGTTCCACCGCCCATTCCGCCTGGACGATTGGCTGTTGTATGCGGTAGAAAGCCCTTCAGCCTCCGGTGCTCGCGGCTTTGTCCGTGGTCAATTCTATACCCGTGACGGCGTCCTGGTTGCCACCACGGTACAAGAAGGCGTTATCCGTCGCCGTGACGCATAA
- the amtB gene encoding ammonium transporter AmtB: protein MKRLLSMLGLSAVTLVPSLAMAAPAVADKADNAFMMICTALVLFMTLPGVALFYGGLLRAKNVLSMLTQVTVTFAMVCVLWVLYGYTLAFSEGNAFFGGFQTAMLKGIGVDSVTGTFSQMIHVAFQASFACITVALVVGGFAERIRFSAVIIFSAIWFTISYLPIAHMVWGGGLLATDGALDFAGGTVVHINAASAGLVGAYLLGKRAGFGKEAFKPHNLPMVFTGASILYIGWFGFNAGSASAANGIAALAFLNTVVATAGAILSWTFAEWILRGKPSLLGACSGCIAGLVAVTPAAGTVGVGGALIIGLLGGVAGLWGVVTLKKWLKVDDTCDVFGVHGVCGIVGCLLTGVFTASSLGGTGYATGVTMGHQVWVQLLSVAVTLVWSSVAAFVAFKVAGAVVGLRVPEEQEREGLDVNSHGENAYNQ, encoded by the coding sequence ACTTTTATCCATGTTGGGCCTGAGTGCGGTTACCCTGGTTCCTTCTCTGGCAATGGCAGCTCCCGCGGTGGCAGACAAGGCTGACAACGCCTTCATGATGATTTGCACTGCCTTGGTGCTGTTCATGACCTTACCGGGTGTTGCGCTGTTTTATGGCGGTCTGCTGCGCGCCAAGAACGTGCTTTCGATGCTGACGCAGGTGACGGTGACCTTTGCCATGGTGTGTGTGCTGTGGGTGCTTTATGGTTACACTTTGGCCTTCAGCGAGGGGAATGCGTTTTTCGGCGGTTTCCAGACGGCGATGCTGAAAGGGATCGGGGTAGATAGCGTAACCGGTACTTTTAGCCAGATGATCCATGTCGCGTTTCAGGCTTCTTTCGCCTGTATTACCGTGGCGTTGGTCGTAGGTGGTTTCGCCGAACGTATTCGCTTCTCGGCGGTGATCATTTTCTCGGCGATCTGGTTCACTATTTCTTATCTCCCGATAGCGCACATGGTCTGGGGAGGTGGGTTACTGGCTACCGATGGCGCGTTGGATTTTGCGGGCGGGACGGTGGTGCATATCAACGCCGCCAGTGCCGGTCTGGTGGGGGCTTACCTGCTGGGCAAGCGTGCCGGTTTTGGTAAAGAAGCGTTCAAGCCGCATAACTTGCCAATGGTATTTACCGGTGCATCTATTCTGTATATCGGTTGGTTCGGTTTTAACGCGGGTTCGGCCAGCGCGGCTAACGGTATTGCGGCTTTGGCGTTCCTTAATACCGTTGTCGCTACGGCGGGGGCTATCCTCTCCTGGACCTTTGCCGAGTGGATATTGCGTGGTAAACCCTCTCTGCTGGGGGCTTGCTCTGGCTGTATCGCGGGACTGGTTGCGGTTACGCCAGCGGCAGGCACCGTGGGTGTCGGGGGGGCATTGATTATTGGTCTGCTGGGTGGCGTGGCAGGCTTATGGGGCGTAGTCACGCTGAAGAAATGGCTGAAAGTGGATGATACCTGTGACGTGTTTGGTGTTCATGGCGTGTGCGGTATCGTGGGCTGTCTGCTGACCGGCGTGTTTACCGCGTCATCACTGGGAGGAACGGGTTATGCCACTGGCGTAACCATGGGCCATCAGGTATGGGTTCAACTGCTGAGTGTGGCAGTGACTCTGGTGTGGTCGAGTGTTGCAGCGTTTGTTGCCTTTAAAGTGGCAGGTGCGGTGGTTGGGTTGCGTGTGCCGGAAGAACAGGAGCGCGAAGGCCTGGATGTCAACAGCCATGGCGAGAATGCCTACAACCAATAA